From Balneola sp. MJW-20:
CCTAGAGGCAGCATTTCAAAGTAGCGGGATTTTTCATTATCCGCGAAGAAAGGTTGATTCCTGATCTCCTCGAATTTCCGGTTCACGATCTCCTGCACCAGTTCCAGGTATGCTGTGATGCGTCTGGCTCTCCCGTCTTCCGCATTTCTGGGAATGTTTTCATAGGGTAAGTCAAATAATCCGGCGTAATGTTTTCGGATGCGTTCGATCAGCAGATCATCCACAACGGAGATAACGGAATTGATCCCATAAGGAGCAACCCTGATCGGAGTATCAATAGAATGTCCTGTTCCCATCACAGGAATAGAAAAAGAATGAAGCGAGGTTTTCATAGGAATATAATGTATTAGACTTAGCGGATGGCAATACGACCAACCCAAACTACAATACATCTTATTTATGAAGGGACGGTGAAGAGAGGGAACAGATCTACATAACGTGTTCTGTACGGTGCTGTCTTTTATATAGTAATACTTATCAGATAAGGTAATATCACAGGCAGTAAATCCGGTTTTTTTCGATTCATATAATTGATTTCAGACTGGCAAGTATCAAAAGTTTTTCTTTATCCCCCATGAGATAATAAATTTATCCCTATATATAATTTAAAGCACTTATTATTAATAAGATAGCGACTTCATCCAGTCCCGGCAATATCATAAAACCTGGCCCAAAATAATAAGGTTATCAACTTGAAATGTCTTGGCCTTTTAAAAAGAGCTTTGGCCCTAATAAGAGGCGTTGCAACACATATCTGCTGTAGTAAAAAAAAGTATTGCTACTAGAGCGTCCAAACCAAATCCAACCAAAGTGGCGTAATACTTATTCTTGACTGATTTATTATCCAAATGATTTACCTCGGATAAGGCAATAGGTTCAGACATTCTATGCGGATCAATATGGATAAGGATATGTTCCTCGACTGGCCGATCCAGAAAAAATGTCCATCCCGGATCACTGATTGTTTTAACTTCCTTCAGATTCAGATAACTGATCTTCTTTACTTTGCTTTGCTCTATATAGTTGACCCTCCTCGTAGCCCAATAAGGTTTTAGGATGAGATCGTTGTGCTTCTTTGTATGTATAATACCGGCAAAGATTCCTTCAAATACCTGATCGTTATCCATAACAATAGCTACAGAATCATTAATTTGAGGAAAATAAGTACCTGATTTAGATTCAGGTCCTACTAATGATTCTTCCAGGTAACCAAATTCTCTGAATGTTCCTTTAAGCTCTGTTCCATCTTTTTTTTCTAGTACGATCTCCTGACCGGGTTCACGAATACTATCCGCTGCTTTCTGCCTCTTAAAATTACTCGCAGAATCAAATACGAGTCCTACTACCGTACAGCTGCATAACAATGGCATGAGAAGGAAAAGATTTACCATGCTTTTCATGATGCACCTCCCTGTTTATTACCCCCATTTTAATGATCTGCCGGTTTTAGGCGACCGGACAGACCACCTCAATCAATAGGTTAAGCCTCTTTTATGAATCTTTAGTGAATTGATACAAATTGTTATATGAGCAATACGAATAAAAGCCTGAGATGAATGCATAATAATTGAACCGAGCTGCAAGTAACCATATGATCACTATTTCATACTACAATAGATGATCCCTAAACGGAATAATATCAGATAGAATTCTCCAAATGAAGATGAATGAATCTCTATAAGCCGATCTTTTAATTGACTTACAGTCAATAATTAAGTTAATTATTCAAGGCTATCCCCTATTCATCTCTCCGGCATGCCCCTCCATAATAACCACTTACGGAGGTACTTATGAATACCTATAAATACGGTTTTTTTATGCTCATGCTGCTCGTATTGGGAAGTTGCAGTCAGCCCACTTCTGATATGAATCTAGACGGGAATGATTCATCCATTCAGGAAGTACAAACAAAAAAAGCACCGGGTGATGATATATCCAAGCCCTTTAAATCAAAGTTTATTACGGAAGGCGGCATTCAGCCCGGACCGGAGAGCGTTGAACGCTGCGGTCTTCCACCATTCTTTTATAATGTTCAGGATGGAGGCGGAGAGGCAACACACCTGGGAAACTTCGAGATTCACATTACATTTTGTGTGGATGCCACAGATTTATTAGATGATGGTCAATTGACCGAAGGCGAATCTATACCCTATTTTTCCAACGAGAATACTGAGGGCTATATGATCGCTGCCAACGGGGATGTATTGTATATTGAAATTGCTGAGGGAGAAATTCTGCCGGCCGATGTGGAGGGATATAATTTCATGTTCATGGATCCTTTCATTTTTACCGGAGGAACCGGACGCTTTGAGGGTGCCAGCGGATCCGGCACCACCTACAGCCTGGTCAATGCTGATCCTCAGCAAACCGAACATATCTGGAATGGTGTACTGAATATCCCACATTAGACATCGAGATAGATTATCACATTTAAATAGAGCCCTGTACCAGGGCTCTATTTCAAATCATTCAAACCATCTGTCAATTTCTAATACTACCTCATCGATTATTAGGTACAAAATTTATTACCAATCTCACTATTCATAAAGTATAAATTAACAGTGCTTTAAGATTATTCGAATATAAACGTAGAATCCATTGGTCTGTACTGGAAATTTTATCAGAAATCTTTATTTAGGCTGATCCTTAGCATGAACCATGCAGGAATGAGTACCCAGGCAAGAAGTGAAACGAAAGACAGGAATAATCCCCAGCCGGTACCGAAGAATTGCTGGAATATCGCCCCCGTGTACCCAAGAAGTGCAGAGATATCCAGTTTTAAAAGGATCAGGATCCGTGAGAGGTCAACAGGATTAAGCATAGTAGCGACCAGAGAGAAAGTATCCAGCGGGTATTCTTCAAATACTAACAAGGATACCAGAAATAAACCGTCGTAAATCACAGCAAAGAATAGCCATATCAGAATTGCATAACCGAAACCTTTGATCCTGTTCTCATTATATAAGGACACGGTGAAAGCCAGAGCCACAAAAATAAAAGTTAATAAGGCTGCGTCGATCAATAGAAAAATAAAGTTAATGATCTCGCCCGATTGGAAAAGCCCGTATAAAAGGAAAGGAATCCCAAGTCCAAGAACCAGACTCAGACTGAGTGAGCCGGCGACACCCAGGTACTGACCCAGAAAGATCGTTCTTCTTCTGATAGGCTGTGCCAGTAATAGTTCGGTAAATTCCCGGGAATTATAAAAATACATAACTCCAAAAATGGTGCCAATTAATGGGGTAAGAATCACAATCAAATTCATGAGTGTGATCACCGCTTTCGGAAGACTGTTATTCAAAAATAAGAGTGCAAAACTGAGCAGAAGGTAAAAGGCGCAGTAAAAAATACTCCACCGGCTTCTGATCAGATCAAAAAAACTATATCTGAGAATATTAAGCATGTTCAGCCTCCAGCACATTTGCTATAGCATGTTCCAGGCTATGGGATTGATTCTCTTTCCGCAATTCATCGGTAGATCCAACAAAGTGGATCTTTCCATCCAGAAGAAAGACTATATCATCAGCCATTTCCTCCACAAAACTCATGATGTGCGTGGTAATGAGAATGGTTTTCCCTTTAAGACGCTCTTTTCTGATGAGTTCTTTGAGTTTAATCAGTGCCACCGGATCCAGTCCTGTTGTGGGCTCATCCAGAATTATAATCCCCGTATCAAACATAAACGCCAGAACCAGATTAACTTTCTGGCGGGTACCGCCTGATAAATTTCCGAGCTTCTTTTTTAAGAAAGGTTCTAATTTAAAAAGGTCTATCAGTTCATCAGATCGGTTAGCTCGCCCTCTTATACGAATGACCATGTTCAATAATTCTGATACGGTAATATTATCCGGAAAACGCGCTATTTGGGGCAGATAACTAATCTGGTCTCTGTACTCCCACTCACCATTAACAATCTCATTATCAATTAAGATCTCACCCTGCTGGGGGATTACCATTCCAAGAATAATCTTAATCAGTGTAGTCTTTCCGGATCCATTGGGACCCAGAATTGAATGTACCCCGTGACTTTTGAATTCAAGGTCAATCCCGTTCAGTATTTTTAATGATCCGTATTTTTTATGAATCTTTGTAAGACTAATCATAAGAAGTGACTTTATTCATCAATGGGTAAGGGTCCATCAGGTCATCAGGCGTAAAAACGGGTGATACATTCTCAGAAAAATTCAGGATATCGGTAAATAAACTCCTCAGTAATATTACCGTTTCAGGAGTCCGGTTCACTATATATGAAAACAGCTTTACTGGCCGATATGGGACATCTCCGATTCCGTCATTATTTAAGTCATAGCCTGTGTAAGAGCTCCAGTAATTCTCTTCGAAGAGATTATCATTCATCCTACTGTTATAAGACAAGTCAAATGAGTTATACAGGAAATTATTCTGCTTAAAGGTATTCGTGTAGCATCCACCGGCAACCTTAATTGCCCAGCCATTCTCTCTGAAATCATTTCTCTCATACAGTATCCGGCTGGAACCGTCTACCCTTATAGCCGTGGTATTATGGTAAAATTCATTATCCGTGATCTCTGCATCATAAATTTCCTTAAGCAAAAGGCCGAACGAAGCAGGGCCCCAGTTCTTATAAAACCGGTTTTTCTTCATCGCTATGAACTTTGAGAACATGACCGCTACTCCCGCTCCGTTATTGCTAAATTCATTTAATTCATAGCGATCATGATTAGAAAACATGAAATGAAGTCCATAGCGAATATTATTCTGACTGACATTACCAATGATCAAGCTTTCATCTACGAATTCCAGATAAATACCGTCGCGAAGACCGAAAAGATTGTTTTCTTCAATTCTCAAAAAAGAGCTGTTCCAACCGTGGATCCCGTTTCCTGAATAGAATTCCTTTTCGAAATTACCTGATATCTGATTATTTGAGATCCTGCCATCCCGGGATCGCTCAACCAGAATTCCGAAGAATACATTTTGCATGATGTTTTCAGTAATCTCAAAATCCTGGCTATTCAGAATATGAATTGCGGCATAATCATTGGTATGACTGAATCCGACATTCTTCAGAATGAATCCCGAAATCTTCACACTTTTGGCACTGACTTTAATGATGCTGCCGATTTCCTCCCCGTCTATTACCGGCCAACCCATACCTATCAGAGTCAACGGAATATCAATCTCAAGATCATGTTCTTTATATATCCCCGGAAGCACCTTTATTACATCCCCTTCTTTACTGGCTTCAACCGCTTCGCGAATCGTTTTATATGTACACTGATCACATACCTTTGTCACATCTACTGCATATACATCTTGAGCAATCAGACAGCTCATTATAAAAGCAATTATCAGATATTTCAGTGTCTTTCTCATGATCTTATTTCACATGATCCTTAAGAGCCTTCCAGTCAAATATGACACCACTCAGTTCTTTATTCAGAATGGCCTGTTCGTTCATGAAAGCAGCAAGATCTTCTCCCATAGGACTTCTTAATTTACTGTTCTTCAGGTACAGTGCCTTCCGGCCGTTTATAAATGTACCGGGATCATTATAATCCATAACCAATACCAGTGACACCGTCTCATCCATCTCCCTGTGACCTCGCACCATGCACTCTATTGAGTCATACTTATATACTTTTCCTTTACCGGTAACTAATTCAGCAGCAAAAGAGGGGTCCGCAATGCCCATTGAGCAGTAAGCACAGCTATCTTTTCCGAATGAGATAGTTTCTGGTGCCGGCTCACATGAGAGAATCAGGCATGAAATCATCATGATCACAACTTTAGACCTTTTCATTTTGCTCCTGCTCTTTTCGTTTCATCAGAAAAGCTCCCAATGACATTAAAATCCCGGTAAACAGAAAATAAGCACCTGCTGCCGGCCATGAATGGGCAGTAAAATTCAGGATCTGCTTACTGCCTATTAAAGGTGGCTGGTATCCCTGACCTGGTATCTTGATCGCTGCTTTTGGATCAAGATTATGGCCATAATCGTATTCCCATATATAGAAGTCGTACATCCCAACAGCTCCCAGGACTACCATTACAATAAACCATGTCAGAAACAGCTTACGATTTCCAGATACCCCAATAATTACCCCAAATGCACTCATGATACCGATCACATATGGGAAAATGTCAAACTCCTTCATATGATCCGGTATTGGTTTCATCCCTACATAATGGTTCATCAGGTTGATATTCTTTATGTCATTGGGATTATGATCCTCGATCTTGTTGATCCATATATCCATTCCGATACCATCAGGATATTGGGGAGCTTCCAGCGTAATTATCCACATCGGCATCACAAATAAGGCAAGTAAGCACAGGGACCCCAGGATCATCATAAGATTCGATTTCTTCATGTCTATTTATTCCGCTTTGTTGTGAATTAATGAATATCCCCCGACTTACTGCCGGGGGACAAGTAACCATCACTTCTTATTCTCCATCCAGACTCCAGGATAATTCAATATCAGAATCGGCTGGTGACACACGGACATATCCCTGCATTTCCTGATGTAATGCTGAACAGAAGTCCGTACAATAGAAGGGCCATACACCGACCTTATCCGGTTCCCAACGGAAGGTCTTGGTCTGCCCCGGCATAATGAGCAGTTCAGAAGTATTAGCCCCGATCATGGCTATACCATGCGGTACATCAAAGTCTTGCTCGAGGTTGGTCACGTGAAAGTAAACCACATCACCGACTTTGATCCCTTCAATATTATCCGGAGCAAAATGACTGCGAATTGTTGTCATATACACGTGAACAGTATTTCCATCCCTTTCCAAACGGGTATTAGCCTCACTTTTAACAGCATACGGATGATCATTATCTTCCAGTTTGTAGAACTTCTTAGAATTGGGTGCGATTAGTTCGGCTGGTGCTCCGGCTGCATAATGCGGTTCACCGTGTGTCGGGAAATCAAGCAGTAATTCCATCTTCTCTCCCGATATATCATAGAGCTGGGCAGAGTGTTCCATTTCAGGACCCGTTGGCAGATAGCGGTCTTTGGTGATCTTGTTCATCGCCACTACATATTTACCGAATGGTTTTCTGGAATTGCCGCCCGGGATCATCAGATGGCCCACACTATAATAGGTAGGTTTACGGTCTACAACCTCCCAGGTACCCAGTCTCCATTTCACTACTTCGGAAGAAATAAAGAAAGTGGTATAGGCATTGCCCCTTCCATCAAACTCAGTATGTAGCGGACCTAAACCTGCCTGTTCCACCACTCCGCCTACCACATCATCGTAGTTTAAAATAGGTATGCCATATGCGTCACCGTCAAACTCCTCATTCTCAATTGCACTAAGCATATTTGTAAAGGAATGGGCGGTCAGAGAAGCTGATAGTT
This genomic window contains:
- a CDS encoding ABC transporter permease; this encodes MLNILRYSFFDLIRSRWSIFYCAFYLLLSFALLFLNNSLPKAVITLMNLIVILTPLIGTIFGVMYFYNSREFTELLLAQPIRRRTIFLGQYLGVAGSLSLSLVLGLGIPFLLYGLFQSGEIINFIFLLIDAALLTFIFVALAFTVSLYNENRIKGFGYAILIWLFFAVIYDGLFLVSLLVFEEYPLDTFSLVATMLNPVDLSRILILLKLDISALLGYTGAIFQQFFGTGWGLFLSFVSLLAWVLIPAWFMLRISLNKDF
- a CDS encoding ABC transporter ATP-binding protein; this translates as MISLTKIHKKYGSLKILNGIDLEFKSHGVHSILGPNGSGKTTLIKIILGMVIPQQGEILIDNEIVNGEWEYRDQISYLPQIARFPDNITVSELLNMVIRIRGRANRSDELIDLFKLEPFLKKKLGNLSGGTRQKVNLVLAFMFDTGIIILDEPTTGLDPVALIKLKELIRKERLKGKTILITTHIMSFVEEMADDIVFLLDGKIHFVGSTDELRKENQSHSLEHAIANVLEAEHA
- a CDS encoding nitrous oxide reductase family maturation protein NosD, whose product is MRKTLKYLIIAFIMSCLIAQDVYAVDVTKVCDQCTYKTIREAVEASKEGDVIKVLPGIYKEHDLEIDIPLTLIGMGWPVIDGEEIGSIIKVSAKSVKISGFILKNVGFSHTNDYAAIHILNSQDFEITENIMQNVFFGILVERSRDGRISNNQISGNFEKEFYSGNGIHGWNSSFLRIEENNLFGLRDGIYLEFVDESLIIGNVSQNNIRYGLHFMFSNHDRYELNEFSNNGAGVAVMFSKFIAMKKNRFYKNWGPASFGLLLKEIYDAEITDNEFYHNTTAIRVDGSSRILYERNDFRENGWAIKVAGGCYTNTFKQNNFLYNSFDLSYNSRMNDNLFEENYWSSYTGYDLNNDGIGDVPYRPVKLFSYIVNRTPETVILLRSLFTDILNFSENVSPVFTPDDLMDPYPLMNKVTSYD
- a CDS encoding nitrous oxide reductase accessory protein NosL translates to MKRSKVVIMMISCLILSCEPAPETISFGKDSCAYCSMGIADPSFAAELVTGKGKVYKYDSIECMVRGHREMDETVSLVLVMDYNDPGTFINGRKALYLKNSKLRSPMGEDLAAFMNEQAILNKELSGVIFDWKALKDHVK